The Lonsdalea populi genome window below encodes:
- a CDS encoding pyridoxal phosphate-dependent aminotransferase: protein MSPIEKSKKLENVCYDIRGPVLKEAKRLEEEGNKVLKLNIGNPAPFGFEAPDEILVDVIRNLPTAQGYCDSKGLYSARKAIVQHYQARGLRDITVEDVYIGNGVSELIVQSMQALLNNGDEMLVPAPDYPLWTAAVSLSNGKAVHYRCDEESGWFPDLDDIRQKITPNTRGIVIINPNNPTGAVYSKELLMEIVEIARQNDLIIFADEIYDKILYDEAQHHSIAALAPDLLTVTFNGLSKTYRVAGFRQGWMVLNGPKKHAKGYIEGLEMLASMRLCANVPMQHAIQTALGGYQSISEFIRPGGRLYEQRNRAWKLINEIPGVSCVKPSGALYMFPRIDAKRFNLHDDQKLVLDLLLQEKVLLVQGSAFNWPEPDHVRIVTLPRVDELDMAVHKLGRFLEHYRQ, encoded by the coding sequence ATGTCCCCGATCGAAAAATCCAAGAAATTGGAAAATGTTTGTTATGACATCCGTGGTCCGGTGTTAAAAGAAGCCAAACGGCTGGAAGAAGAAGGTAACAAGGTTCTTAAACTTAACATCGGCAACCCAGCCCCTTTCGGCTTTGAAGCTCCCGATGAAATTCTGGTTGACGTGATTAGGAACCTGCCGACCGCGCAAGGCTACTGCGACTCGAAAGGGCTATATTCCGCACGTAAGGCTATCGTCCAGCACTATCAGGCGCGCGGGCTGCGCGATATCACCGTGGAAGACGTCTATATCGGTAACGGCGTCTCCGAACTCATCGTTCAGTCCATGCAGGCCTTACTGAATAATGGCGACGAAATGCTAGTGCCTGCGCCGGACTATCCTTTGTGGACGGCCGCCGTATCGCTGTCAAACGGTAAAGCCGTGCACTATCGCTGCGACGAAGAGTCCGGCTGGTTTCCCGATCTAGATGATATTCGCCAAAAAATCACCCCAAACACTCGCGGTATCGTCATCATCAACCCAAATAATCCCACCGGCGCCGTCTACAGCAAGGAGCTATTGATGGAGATCGTCGAGATCGCCCGTCAAAACGACCTGATCATTTTCGCCGATGAGATCTACGACAAAATTCTGTATGACGAAGCTCAGCATCACTCCATTGCCGCGCTGGCGCCCGACCTGCTGACGGTGACGTTCAACGGCCTGTCGAAAACCTATCGCGTGGCAGGATTCCGTCAGGGATGGATGGTATTGAACGGTCCCAAAAAGCATGCGAAAGGTTATATCGAGGGACTGGAGATGCTCGCCTCGATGCGTCTTTGCGCCAACGTCCCCATGCAGCATGCGATTCAGACGGCGCTCGGCGGTTATCAGAGCATCAGTGAATTTATTCGCCCCGGCGGCCGTTTGTACGAACAGCGCAATCGAGCCTGGAAACTGATTAACGAGATACCCGGCGTTTCCTGCGTGAAACCGTCCGGTGCTTTATATATGTTCCCGCGTATCGACGCGAAGCGCTTCAACCTTCACGATGACCAGAAGCTAGTGCTGGATCTGCTGCTGCAGGAAAAAGTGCTGCTGGTCCAGGGAAGCGCGTTCAACTGGCCGGAGCCGGACCATGTCCGCATCGTGACGCTGCCGCGTGTCGACGAGCTGGATATGGCCGTACATAAGCTGGGACGATTCCTCGAACACTACCGCCAGTAA